From a single Leishmania infantum JPCM5 genome chromosome 36 genomic region:
- a CDS encoding putative translation initiation factor 2 subunit, protein MMSKPHHATLESIKYTPGSLRLLDQRKLPLETVFDDVLTVEDIWSAINEMRVRGAPAIAVSAALGIAVATQRKVANGELKSGSEVQAFFLSSCDFVMTSRPTAVNLFNCLRDLKEQVEKLDPTKAAAEVAQACVELAEAVYTKDVAFNEGIMRHGAAHILAVAKAEGRDKVSILTICNTGALATSRYGTALGVVRQLFYDGKLERVYACETRPWNQGARLTVYECVQEGIPCTLICDGAASSLMLNRKIDAVVVGADRICQNGDTANKIGTYNLAVSAKFHGVKLYVAAPSTTLDAKTASGNRVEIEEREPTEITTNMVTKQRVVADGPHLSVWNPVFDITPGELITGGIITEKGVQAPTASAPYYDIASIIAQP, encoded by the coding sequence ATGATGTCCAAACCGCATCACGCCACGCTGGAGTCGATCAAGTACACGCCTGGCTCATTGCGACTGCTGGATCAGCGCAAGCTGCCTCTCGAGACCGTATTCGACGATGTTCTCACCGTGGAGGATATTTGGTCGGCCATCAACGAGATGCGCGTCCGTGGCGCTCCGGCGATCGCTGTCAGTGCAGCTCTCGGCATTGCCGTGGCGACACAGAGAAAAGTTGCCAACGGCGAGCTCAAGAGTGGTAGTGAGGTGCAGGCCTTCTTCCTGTCGAGCTGTGACTTCGTGATGACTAGCAGGCCGACCGCCGTGAACCTCTTCAACTGTCTACGCGACCTTAAGGAGCAGGTGGAAAAGCTTGACCCGACCaaggccgctgccgaggtggcgcaggccTGTGTagagctggcggaggcggtgtaCACAAAGGATGTGGCCTTCAACGAGGGCATTAtgcggcacggcgcagcgcataTTTTAGCCGTTGCCAAGGCCGAAGGCCGCGACAAGGTGAGCATTCTCACCATCTGTAACACAGGCGCCCTCGCGACGTCACGCTACGGCACGGCACTCGGCGTCGTGCGCCAACTCTTCTACGACGGCAAACTCGAGAGGGTGTACGCGTGTGAGACTCGGCCGTGGAACCAGGGTGCTCGACTCACGGTGTACGAGTGTGTGCAGGAGGGCATCCCGTGCACGCTCatctgcgacggcgcggccTCGTCACTCATGCTGAATCGCAAGatcgacgccgtcgtcgttggTGCCGACCGCATTTGCCAGAACGGTGACACGGCGAACAAGATCGGCACTTACAACTTAGCGGTGTCGGCCAAGTTTCACGGGGTGAAACTCTACGTAGCCGCTCCTTCGACGACGCTGGACGCGAAGACCGCGAGCGGCAACCGTGTCGAGATCGAGGAGCGCGAGCCGACGGAAATCACAACGAACATGGTGACAAAGCAGCGCGTTGTGGCGGATGGACCACACCTGTCCGTCTGGAACCCCGTCTTCGACATCACGCCAGGTGAACTGATCACTGGCGGCATCATCACAGAAAAGGGTGTGCAGGCGCCCACGGCGAGCGCCCCGTACTACGACATAGCGTCTATCATCGCCCAGCCATGA
- a CDS encoding putative exosome-associated protein 4, translating to MKRADGRESPRAVRAIHVATNVLANCHSSACVEIGKTRVLCGVRPPQHLVQEYRGTRGRVSCQVHRSLASSSNLDNSGDRDMALALEGVAEQAVVLERIPQLLVGALIEVVHDDGAVWDAATTALCVALTAGGVEVYDTFSACSAALRRDGAIIVDLTREEAATAMASVVVCSGLSLGGVYYCCHKGACEATTMSQLVQAATKGLQVRKVPLLEQIRNQLV from the coding sequence ATGAAGCGAGCTGACGGTCGCGAGTCTCCTCGGGCGGTGCGCGCCATTCACGTCGCCACCAACGTGCTGGCCAACTGCCACAGCAGTGCCTGTGTCGAGATTGGCAAGACGCGCGTCCTGTGCGGTGTTCGCCCGCCGCAGCATCTGGTTCAGGAATACCGCGGCACGCGCGGACGTGTCAGTTGCCAAGTCCACCGCAGTttggcctcctcgtcgaaCCTTGACAACTCTGGTGACCGCGACATGGCCCTTGCGCTGGAGGGAGTCGCAGAGCAAGCCGTGGTGCTGGAGCGCATTCCACAACTGCTGGTGGGGGCCCTAATTGAAGTGGTGCACGACGACGGGGCTGTATGGGATGCCGCAACGACGGCCTTGTGCGTCGCTCTCACGGCAGGTGGCGTGGAGGTCTACGACACCTTTtcggcgtgcagcgccgcattgCGGCGCGATGGTGCCATAATTGTCGACCTCACgcgagaagaggcggcgacggcgatggcgagcgTGGTAGTGTGCAGCGGCCTCTCCCTCGGCGGCGTGTACTACTGCTGCCACAAAGGCGCGTGTGAGGCAACAACGATGAGCCAGCTggtgcaggcggcgacgAAGGGGCTGCAGGTGCGCAAGGTCCCGCTCTTAGAGCAAATCCGGAACCAACTAGTCTAG